The stretch of DNA CGCCGATTCGAATCTCCTCGGTGGCGACGGCGTCGTTTTCGTTGATGATGGGCACGATACCCCATTCCAACAGCGTTTCGACCGTGTTCTGGAAGTTGGTGAACCGTTCCGGATTGTCGAGGTCGTGCTGGGTCACCAGTATCTGGGCGACCTTTCGGTCGTAGCGTTCGAAGCTCTCCGTGTAGCGTCGCATGAGGTGGGACTGGCCCACGGTCGAGAGCGCCTGTGACTCCTCGACGGTGTCGTCGGGGTAGCCGACCCGGCCCTTCCCCGCGCCGACGGCACCGGAGGAGACGAACAGCACCTCGCTCCCGTTTTCGAGCAGAGCGACGGCGTCGTCGACGAGTTTGTCGAGTTTGTCGTCGTCGAGGTTCGACGTGTCGTCCGTCAACGAGTTCGTTCCGGCTTTGACGACGACGCGGTCGGCCGTCGCC from Haladaptatus sp. R4 encodes:
- the proB gene encoding glutamate 5-kinase: MSDTVERNSLERARQRAATADRVVVKAGTNSLTDDTSNLDDDKLDKLVDDAVALLENGSEVLFVSSGAVGAGKGRVGYPDDTVEESQALSTVGQSHLMRRYTESFERYDRKVAQILVTQHDLDNPERFTNFQNTVETLLEWGIVPIINENDAVATEEIRIGDNDMLSSSIAIGVDADLLVTLTDVGGVYTSNPKEDPAAERIEAVGRNYAEIQELVDRSSTAKFGGIQTKVSGARSASEHGIPAIIAKSTKEDVVDRIIDGKPVGTIFVPTDDALDDR